The following are encoded together in the Tursiops truncatus isolate mTurTru1 chromosome 10, mTurTru1.mat.Y, whole genome shotgun sequence genome:
- the LOC101320483 gene encoding large ribosomal subunit protein uL11-like: protein MPPKFHPNEVKVVYLRCTGREVSATSALAPKIGPLGMSPKNTGDDITKATGDWKTLRITVKLTIQNRQAQTEVVPSASALIIKAIKEPPRDRKKQKNIKHSGNITFDEIVSIARQMLHRFLAREFSGTIKKILGTAQSVGCSVNDHHSHDIIDEINSCVVECPAG, encoded by the coding sequence ATGCCGCCTAAGTTCCACCCCAACGAGGTCAAAGTCGTGTACCTGAGGTGCACTGGTAGGGAAGTCAGTGCGACATCTGCCCTGGCCCCCAAGATCGGCCCCCTGGGTATGTCTCCAAAAAACACTGGTGATGACATCACCAAGGCAACTGGTGATTGGAAGACTCTGAGGATTACAGTGAAACTGACCATTCAGAACAGACAGGCCCAGACTGAGGTGGTACCTTCTGCTTCTGCCCTGATCATCAAAGCCATCAAGGAACCaccaagagacagaaagaagcagaaaaacattAAGCACAGTGGAAACATCACTTTTGATGAGATTGTCAGCATTGCCCGACAGATGCTGCATCGGTTTTTAGCTAGGGAATTCTCTGGAACCATTAAAAAGATCCTGGGGACTGCCCAGTCTGTGGGCTGCAGTGTTAATGACCATCACTCTCATGACATCATAGATGAAATCAACAGTTGTGTGGTGGAATGCCCAGCTGGTTAA